In one window of Coralliovum pocilloporae DNA:
- a CDS encoding paraquat-inducible protein A: protein MISILPVILFAISVSFGLGLVLPIMRLDRLLVFTEEPSLVQVILGLHADGEGGLALLVFLFSVLFPGLKILALFLASFERAQARKARALRLVSLVSKWSMMDVLLVALVIFAAKTSGLAVASSQIGLWFYSGSAIGAALCSVLIRR from the coding sequence ATGATCAGCATTCTTCCTGTTATTCTTTTTGCGATCAGCGTGAGTTTCGGACTTGGCCTGGTGTTGCCGATCATGCGGCTGGACCGACTGCTGGTCTTCACAGAAGAGCCATCGCTTGTTCAGGTTATTCTGGGCCTGCATGCGGATGGGGAAGGTGGCCTGGCTCTGCTTGTCTTCCTGTTTTCCGTTCTGTTTCCCGGATTGAAGATCCTTGCGCTCTTTCTTGCGTCCTTTGAGCGCGCTCAGGCGCGCAAGGCACGGGCGCTGCGTCTCGTTTCTCTGGTCAGCAAATGGTCGATGATGGATGTGCTGCTTGTGGCACTGGTTATTTTCGCCGCCAAGACCAGTGGCCTTGCGGTTGCTTCATCCCAGATCGGATTGTGGTTCTACAGCGGCTCTGCAATCGGCGCAGCCTTGTGCAGTGTTCTTATCCGCCGGTAG
- the fliJ gene encoding flagellar export protein FliJ — MKSRETLIRLKRFQVDEKRRQVSQIEVMMDDFQRMARELDQQIVDEQEKAGIHDVAHFAYPTFAKAAMQRRDNLQVSIDDLKAQLDHAQEELQAAVEELKKFELLEARDQEQARLEQERVEQASVDEVAARRARSR, encoded by the coding sequence ATGAAGTCACGAGAGACCCTGATCCGCTTGAAGCGATTTCAAGTCGACGAAAAGCGGCGGCAGGTATCACAGATCGAAGTCATGATGGATGACTTCCAGCGTATGGCCAGAGAGCTCGATCAGCAGATTGTTGATGAGCAGGAAAAGGCCGGTATTCACGACGTGGCGCATTTTGCCTATCCGACCTTTGCGAAGGCCGCGATGCAGCGCCGAGACAATCTGCAGGTCTCCATTGATGACCTGAAAGCTCAGCTTGATCATGCTCAGGAAGAGCTCCAGGCAGCGGTTGAAGAACTGAAGAAGTTCGAACTGCTGGAAGCCCGTGACCAGGAACAGGCACGGCTGGAGCAGGAGCGGGTTGAACAGGCGTCAGTGGATGAAGTTGCCGCGCGGCGGGCTCGCTCAAGATAG
- the fliI gene encoding flagellar protein export ATPase FliI — protein sequence MDGLIHTIGQMKTTRTFGRVVSVQGLLVEIVGPVHAMSIGARLAIRSTGDQIIQVEVVGFEGDKALCLAFAPLEGVRRGCEAYLEADAATVSPSDLWRGRVLNAMGEPIDGKGPLLNGAEAYPLRAQPPTAHSRGRVGGTLDLGVRALNTFVTCSIGQRMGIFAGSGVGKSVLMSILARHALADTIVIGLIGERGREVQEFIEDDLGEEGLKRSVVIVATSDETPLMRRQAAYLTLAVSEYFRDQKLNVLCMMDSVTRFAQAQREIGLAAGEPPTTRGYTPTVFSELPRLLERAGPGPKESGSITGLFTVLVEGDDHNEPVADAVRGILDGHIVMERRIAERGRYPAINVLKSVSRTLPGSADPDFWPVVQEAKRLMSAYADMEELIRLGAYRKGSDATVDRALELNDAFETYLRQSKSEAAASLEDGYRLLQEILEDGV from the coding sequence TTGGACGGACTCATTCACACGATTGGACAGATGAAGACGACCCGGACGTTCGGGCGCGTTGTTTCCGTGCAGGGCCTGCTGGTTGAAATCGTTGGTCCGGTGCATGCCATGAGCATTGGTGCGCGTCTCGCTATTCGCTCCACCGGTGATCAGATTATCCAGGTGGAGGTGGTCGGTTTTGAGGGTGACAAGGCGCTTTGCCTTGCTTTTGCGCCACTTGAGGGGGTGCGCCGGGGATGTGAAGCCTATCTTGAGGCAGACGCCGCAACAGTCAGCCCCAGTGATCTGTGGCGGGGGCGGGTGCTCAATGCCATGGGTGAACCCATTGATGGAAAGGGGCCTCTGCTGAATGGGGCTGAGGCCTATCCATTGCGGGCTCAGCCACCGACGGCTCATTCGCGCGGGCGGGTCGGAGGCACACTTGATCTGGGTGTTCGGGCTCTTAACACTTTCGTGACCTGCAGTATCGGCCAGCGCATGGGGATCTTTGCAGGGTCCGGAGTTGGTAAATCTGTTCTGATGTCGATTCTTGCCCGGCATGCGCTCGCGGATACGATTGTTATCGGTCTGATTGGTGAACGTGGCCGAGAGGTGCAGGAATTCATTGAGGACGATCTGGGTGAAGAAGGTTTGAAGCGCAGCGTGGTGATCGTGGCCACGTCTGATGAAACACCGCTTATGCGCCGCCAGGCGGCCTACCTTACTCTGGCTGTCTCGGAATATTTCCGGGATCAGAAACTGAATGTTCTCTGTATGATGGACAGCGTGACCCGCTTTGCTCAGGCGCAGAGAGAGATTGGTCTGGCTGCCGGAGAGCCGCCGACCACGCGCGGATATACCCCTACCGTGTTCAGTGAATTGCCGCGTTTGCTGGAGAGAGCAGGGCCCGGACCAAAAGAATCTGGATCTATTACCGGACTCTTTACTGTTTTGGTGGAAGGTGATGATCATAACGAACCTGTGGCTGATGCAGTGCGTGGTATTCTGGATGGTCACATCGTTATGGAGCGGAGGATCGCTGAACGCGGACGCTACCCGGCAATTAATGTATTGAAGTCGGTTTCGCGTACGCTTCCCGGTTCTGCCGATCCGGATTTCTGGCCTGTTGTACAAGAGGCCAAGCGCCTGATGTCTGCTTATGCGGATATGGAGGAGTTGATCCGGCTCGGTGCGTATCGGAAGGGATCTGATGCAACGGTCGACAGGGCTCTTGAGTTGAACGATGCGTTTGAAACGTATCTGAGGCAAAGCAAGAGTGAGGCGGCCGCATCTCTTGAGGATGGCTATCGTCTTCTGCAGGAGATACTCGAGGATGGTGTTTGA
- the ctrA gene encoding response regulator transcription factor CtrA, protein MRVLLIEDDSATAQSIELMLKSESFNVYTTDLGEEGVDLGKLYDYDIILLDLNLPDMSGYEVLRTLRLSKVKTPILILSGLAGIEDKVRGLGFGADDYMTKPFHKDELVARIHAIVRRSKGHAQSVIRTGDLTVNLDAKTVEVNGQRVHLTGKEYQMLELLSLRKGTTLTKEMFLNHLYGGMDEPELKIIDVFICKLRKKLAAATDGRNYIETVWGRGYVLREPEDESMKESA, encoded by the coding sequence ATGCGTGTTCTATTAATTGAGGACGATAGCGCCACTGCACAGAGCATCGAATTGATGCTCAAGTCTGAGAGCTTTAACGTTTACACGACCGACCTCGGTGAAGAGGGGGTCGATCTTGGAAAGCTGTATGATTATGACATCATACTGCTGGATCTCAACCTGCCGGACATGTCCGGTTATGAGGTGTTGAGAACCCTGCGACTGTCCAAGGTCAAGACTCCTATCCTCATCTTGTCCGGTCTTGCAGGCATTGAAGACAAGGTGCGTGGTCTCGGCTTTGGAGCCGATGACTATATGACCAAACCATTCCACAAGGATGAGTTGGTCGCCAGAATTCACGCCATTGTACGGCGTTCCAAGGGTCATGCTCAGTCGGTCATCCGTACCGGCGATCTGACCGTTAACCTGGACGCCAAAACGGTTGAAGTGAACGGCCAACGTGTTCACTTGACCGGCAAGGAATACCAGATGCTTGAGCTTCTGTCCTTGCGGAAGGGAACTACCCTCACCAAGGAAATGTTCCTCAACCATCTCTATGGTGGCATGGATGAGCCAGAACTGAAGATCATCGACGTCTTCATCTGTAAGCTTCGCAAGAAACTTGCTGCGGCAACAGATGGACGGAATTACATCGAAACGGTTTGGGGTCGCGGTTATGTGCTGCGCGAACCGGAAGATGAGTCGATGAAAGAGAGCGCTTAA